ACCGCGGAGTCGGAAGCCGAGCCCCAATCGCCGGTACTTGAGCTCGTGAAATCGCTGGACAAGCAGAGACTGTATAGAGAGGTGACGCTCGCGCTCCGAACCGGGTTACGGGAAGCGCGCGCGgagttttctttccttcgaATTCGCGGACTCCGTAGCATTCTCAAGTTCCTCCGATCCGTCGCCGAGTCGGATGATATGATAGATCTGTTTCGTCACTCGCAATCCATTCCTGAACTCCAGGGTAATTTTCATCAATTTGCTCCATGTGCTTTTCTAGAAGTTTTTAATAACTTGTGTTCATGTGGTAGCAATTCAAATATGAGATTAATGTATTTGACTGGTTTATGTTTGTCGGTTATTCATATTAGCAAGCCTAATAGATGGAGTTCAATGGTGGCGAATTTCATCTGTGATTGCTAATTTACTTTAAAGTGCAGGTGTGATTGTGAACCATACGATTTAATGAATCTTCTGGCAACGTTTCAATTTCGTATGGAACTTGATACTGTGTTTGAGCTTGATTTGATTGGCAAAGAATTAAATTCAAACCTGGTAGCTTGAGTAGCTTTACATTTCTGCTGTAATTCATGATCTATACAATAGGCAGTGAACCCAGATCTTAGGAGATATAATCATTAATCTCGAGTAATTTTATCCCATTTCAGCCCTATAATTGAAGCTAAATATTGGAGCCTCGACTGCCTCAGATGCCGGTGTTCCCTTTATTGCATAAGCATATATGTTCTTTAAATTTTGGACCGACTTTGTGTGTATATCATCTTGAAGAAATATCCAGTATAGTGAACGAATGAACTTTAGAGATATTTATTTAATGTATTAGCTTCTTATTTTTTATGTAAGTCATATTTAAAAAGAATACTCCACTTATTTTAATAGGAAAAATCGCTTGGATATTTATTTTACTTGAATTTGCTTTCATGGATTCAAAAGGTGGTGTTTCTCTTGTAGAACCGCATTATTTGGATCGGCAATTTATCATGATGTTGTTATCCAATGATGACACAGGGAGTAATTTTGATGTAAGTAACTAGAATTTGTATGTGACTGGTATCGTGCATGTTACAGTGGTTCCTGTTCTGTTTCAACATTCTCTTAAAGAGATGGAAGACCAGACAGTGACATGTTTGGATCACATATTTACTGTTGAACCCATGAATATAACCAGTCCTTCGACTGATGCTGAAGTGGCTCTTGCACTGCGAGTTCTTGAAGGATGCTGTCTTCTTCACGGAGAGAGTGCAATCTCGGCTCATCAACACAAGGCGATAGCCGTATGTGTATACAAGATACTTTTTGCATTGGTCTGGTTATTGTCCAATGATACTTAGAATGCTGAAGAACGTTTGTTCTAACTTTTTAGTTCTTAGCACACCTTTTCCGAAAATTAAGAAGTGAACACATCCAAGACTTtatcttctatatatatataatcgccGTATGTGTATACAAGATACTTTTTGCATTGGTCTGGTTATTGTCCAATGATACTTAGAATGCTGAAGAACGTTTGTTCTAACTTTTTAGTTCTTAGCACACCTTTTCCGAAAATTAAGAAGTGAACACATCCAAGACTTtatcttctatatatatatatatatatatatatatatatatatatatatatatatatatatatatatatatatatattatatatatatatatatatatatatatatatatctatattgtGTTTGGTTCCTcaatatttttgaaaagttcaataaaaatgtgaattgtGTTTACTAATACTTGCCTTCGTAGAGAAGGAAAAACCTGAGATTAGATTTGGAGAAAGCCGTATCTTGTTACAACTTATAATTCAATACCAttatttacatttttatgtATCATTTTAGTTATTTTGGTGTTTTACACAAACTTGGGCTCACCAGATtttacttattttttttttatctatcaTCAATCAGGTTTTGATGAATATATGGTCCACTCGTGGAGTACTTGAGCATGGTGCATGCCTGGATGCTTTCATAACAATTATGCTAGATTCTTCTTCCAATCAAATGGTAGGCCTCATTCATTATATCACTACAAAAATGGTTGGAAAAGTCCGTTTCATAAATAATTTCATTTGTATCCTCACACCCATGCTAAGTTATTTTCGTAATGGACATTTGAAGGCTTCATCATTGATATTTATCGCTTGATTACATGCCAGGACTTTGAGGAATGCGACATCATTGAGGAAGTTGCTATGCTTATTAGAGATAAACAAGTGGATGAAAATCTAAGGTATCTTTGTTCCATGATATATCTTCAAAATCTTGCACACTTCGTGTTGGCTTCTGCAATCTGAATTCCATTATGTTTGTATTCTTGCACGCACCCCTCCATCTCTCTCACTCGTCTGATGGAATGGTATGCAATCAGGCTGAAATGTGGGGAGTTTCTGTTGCTAATCATTGGGCATCTAAATGGAAGAAAAACACCTCCCGTGGTCAGAATACACGAGGACATAAGGCGATTCCTAGGGGAAAAATCTGCCTCCTTAATATGGGCAGCAAGTCAAATTGGATCGACCCAGAATCCAGAGGAAAGATTGACAGCTTTGCATATTCAAGCCAGAAGGGTGCTTGACTCAGTTGATATTTACTGAATGCAAATTCAAGAATGGAGCTGTTcgaaatttagaatttattcAACTCTCATGAGCATGTTGATGTCACCCACACCGTGAGTGGTTATTTGTTGTTATAGTACATTTGTACAGAATATTTGCAGCATTGAAATATATCCTAGACATGTTTCAATTTCATCTGTGCTGTTAAATTATCCAAAACATCATAAATCTCTTTTGCTCTTTTGTGAGTTAAGTCAAATGCCATAAACACATGAGTTTCATCTTTATCCTCAATCCAACTGCACCCTGGATTTTTTTGCATTTGTTCATCCTTCATATGTTTTCTTATCCTTTTAAGCCGATGCCATCTAGCAGTAGAAGCATATAGATTTGCAAGCATCACATAGTTCGCTGAATTGTTTGGTTCCAACTCGAAAAGCTTAGATGCTGCCATTTCGCCTAGATCCATATCCCCATGAATAACACAACTGTTTAGCAAAGCAGCCCAAAGCACCGTATCCGGATTCATAGGCATACTGTCGATCACTTTGCAAGCTTGTTTGAGTTCGCCAGCACGACTTAGAAGGTCAACCATACATGTATAGTGTTTTAAGGTTGGTGTTACACCATAATTCCCCATCAAATCAAAGAACTCTACTCCTGTATCCACTGCTCCTGCGTGAACACATGACGAAAGAACAGCTAGGAAAGTCACATTGTCTGGTGTACAACCATCCATCAGCATGTCACGGAAGAAAGCAATCCCATCCTCTCCATATCCATGCATCGCATATGCATTTAGCATCGCATTTTGGGTAACCAAATTATAGCTTCTTCCATTAGTCCTTGAATGAATTAGTTTTGCACGGTTGATCGTACCACACTTGGCATACATATCTATCAGAGCTGCTACAATATAAGCATCTGATTCAAATCCACATCTGATGGCATAAGCGTGAATTTGCTTGCCCCGTTCGATCGTGGCTAACCTTGAGCATGCAGGTAAAACTATACCGACAGTATATATATCAGGTTTCACTTTTGAAGCCTGCATCTCAGAGACCAACTGCAGAGCCGACTCATGGTGATCATTCTCCACATATCCTGCGATTATTCCGTTCCATGTATATACATTAGGCTCAAATCCATCGGCTCTCATCTGCTGCAAACAGGTTTGCATATTTTCCATCTGGTTGCATCGAGAATAACCAGAAATTAAAGCATTCCATATCACTATATCTCTTTCCTGTACTCCCTGTAAGGCTATTTCTGCAGATTCCAGTTCCTGGCATCTGCAGTACATGTCTACTAATGCTCCACTCACGAACAGATTTGACTCGAGGCCTTTGATGATGCAATATGAATGAATTGCCTCACCTAATAGGAGAGATTCCGAGTCAGCGCAAGCACCAAGAGCACTCCCCAAGGTAAATGAGTCTGGTTCAACTTCTCCCTTTTGAATTAATTCTGTGAACATTCTCAAAGCCTCTGTGAATCTGAAATTATCTGCGAACCCCGAAATCATTGTGTTCCAAGTAATCAAATCCTTCCTTACACCTTCACCCTCCATTCGATCAAATAGCTTTTTTGCCTTTAGAATCATCCCGTTATCACAATACCCTGCTATCATAGTATTATAAGATACCTCATCTCTCACCGAAAACTTCAAAAAGATCTTGTAAGCACTTTCCATATCGCCAATCCTCCTGTAAAGATCAACTAATCCATTAACAACATAAGGACTAGACATAAATCCATGTCTTGTTATGTATCCATAGATTTCTTTCCCCAATCTCAATTTTTTCAATCTTGCGCTGGCTGGAAGAACGCTTGCTAATATACGTGCATTCGGATGACATCCTGAAGCTCTCATTTTGTACAGCAAATCAAGTGCTTGCTGGTCGTATCCATTCTGAGCAAACCCACTGATCAAAGCGCTCCAAGAAACAAGGTTTGGAGTTGAGTTACTCTGTTTCGACATCGCCTCCGaaaattccattgcttcaaaGACCATCCCATTAGCAGCACAGGCTGTAACCATTGAATTCCAGGAAACACAATCCCTTGTCGACATTTTACTCAAAATCCTCTTGGCGTCGTCCAAACTCCCACATTTTCCATACATATCAATCAACGAATTCCCCACGTAATTATGAGAAGACACTCCAATTTTCAACACCATACCGTGTATCTGTCTCCCCAATTCAACCCCTCCATATCCCCCACATATCTTCGACACCACTGGGAAGACGAAAAACTCCAACTCAACATCCTCGAACAGCAACtcctcaaaataaataaaagcttCGTGAAAGAGCCGATTATCTAAACACAGGTTAAGAATCGCTGTGTATGTGTACAAGTTCCTGTCAGGCATTTTGTCGAACACTCGAACAACATCCTCGAGACTACCACATTTACCATACATTTGCATCAATTTAGTCCCGACAAACTCTCGCATGTGGAACCCATTTTTGAGCAAGTGAGCGTGAACCTGTTTTCCATATCCTATGGAGCTGCAGGAATCGAGTACGGTAGCATACGCAGTGGAATTTATATCTCCATCGAGCTTGCATCTTATCGGGTTTTGCAATGAAATTCCGTTGGCGGGCTTGCTCCACACAAATGGCGGCGGTTGGGTGGTCAAATTCATATGGATATATTCTTTAATACGAAAATTAATTGAATTGGAGTCCTCGGAAGTTGAAGCTTGAACTGAAAACTTACCGATTCATATATGGCTGCAACACCACTTATCTGCATCCATACGACAATGCAACAATAATAAAATACGAACATAAATCAGATGAAGGAGGGGGAT
The Primulina eburnea isolate SZY01 unplaced genomic scaffold, ASM2296580v1 ctg973_ERROPOS9739907, whole genome shotgun sequence DNA segment above includes these coding regions:
- the LOC140822663 gene encoding pentatricopeptide repeat-containing protein At2g13600-like, with product MNLTTQPPPFVWSKPANGISLQNPIRCKLDGDINSTAYATVLDSCSSIGYGKQVHAHLLKNGFHMREFVGTKLMQMYGKCGSLEDVVRVFDKMPDRNLYTYTAILNLCLDNRLFHEAFIYFEELLFEDVELEFFVFPVVSKICGGYGGVELGRQIHGMVLKIGVSSHNYVGNSLIDMYGKCGSLDDAKRILSKMSTRDCVSWNSMVTACAANGMVFEAMEFSEAMSKQSNSTPNLVSWSALISGFAQNGYDQQALDLLYKMRASGCHPNARILASVLPASARLKKLRLGKEIYGYITRHGFMSSPYVVNGLVDLYRRIGDMESAYKIFLKFSVRDEVSYNTMIAGYCDNGMILKAKKLFDRMEGEGVRKDLITWNTMISGFADNFRFTEALRMFTELIQKGEVEPDSFTLGSALGACADSESLLLGEAIHSYCIIKGLESNLFVSGALVDMYCRCQELESAEIALQGVQERDIVIWNALISGYSRCNQMENMQTCLQQMRADGFEPNVYTWNGIIAGYVENDHHESALQLVSEMQASKVKPDIYTVGIVLPACSRLATIERGKQIHAYAIRCGFESDAYIVAALIDMYAKCGTINRAKLIHSRTNGRSYNLVTQNAMLNAYAMHGYGEDGIAFFRDMLMDGCTPDNVTFLAVLSSCVHAGAVDTGVEFFDLMGNYGVTPTLKHYTCMVDLLSRAGELKQACKVIDSMPMNPDTVLWAALLNSCVIHGDMDLGEMAASKLFELEPNNSANYVMLANLYASTARWHRLKRIRKHMKDEQMQKNPGCSWIEDKDETHVFMAFDLTHKRAKEIYDVLDNLTAQMKLKHV
- the LOC140822664 gene encoding uncharacterized protein, coding for MYFTKPFWSDSLTAESEAEPQSPVLELVKSLDKQRLYREVTLALRTGLREARAEFSFLRIRGLRSILKFLRSVAESDDMIDLFRHSQSIPELQVVPVLFQHSLKEMEDQTVTCLDHIFTVEPMNITSPSTDAEVALALRVLEGCCLLHGESAISAHQHKAIAVLMNIWSTRGVLEHGACLDAFITIMLDSSSNQMDFEECDIIEEVAMLIRDKQVDENLRLKCGEFLLLIIGHLNGRKTPPVVRIHEDIRRFLGEKSASLIWAASQIGSTQNPEERLTALHIQARRVLDSVDIY